Proteins from a single region of Pongo pygmaeus isolate AG05252 chromosome 3, NHGRI_mPonPyg2-v2.0_pri, whole genome shotgun sequence:
- the LOC129035199 gene encoding myosin regulatory light chain 12B, with protein MLSKKAKTKTTKKRPQCATSNAFAMFDQSQIQEFKEDFNMIDQNRDKGFINNKEDSRGILAPLGKNPTDACLDAMMNEAPGPINFTMFLTMFGEKLNGTDPEDVIRNAFACFDEAAAGTIQEDYLRELLTTMGDQFTDEEVDELYREAPIDKKGNFNYIEFTSILKHGVKDKDD; from the coding sequence ATGTTGAGCAAAAAGGCAAAGACCAAGACCACCAAGAAGCGCCCTCAGTGCGCAACATCCAATGCGTTTGCCATGTTTGACCAGTCACAGATTCAGGAGTTCAAAGAGGACTTCAACATGATTGATCAGAACAGAGATAAAGGTTTCATCAACAACAAGGAAGATTCGCGTGGTATACTTGCTCCTTTAGGGAAGAATCCCACTGATGCATGCCTTGATGCCATGATGAATGAGGCACCAGGGCCCATTAATTTCACCATGTTCCTCACCATGTTTGGTGAGAAGTTAAATGGCACAGATCCTGAAGATGTCATCAGAAATGCTTTTGCTTGCTTTGATGAAGCAGCAGCAGGCACCATTCAGGAAGATTACCTGAGAGAGCTGCTGACAACCATGGGGgatcagtttacagatgaggaagtggaTGAGCTGTACAGAGAAGCACCTATTGACAAAAAGGGGAATTTCAATTACATCGAGTTCACAAGCATCCTGAAACATGGAGTAAAAGACAAAGATGACTGA